The nucleotide window CTTAATtacttattttatatttttattttaaaaaataaaagatttatttgatttttttaaagttaaaggGATTAATTGGACTCATAATACTTTAAAGACTTATATAATTATTTAGCATAACTCAAAAGGTTTTTaccaaaataaaattgataatccATCTCTTTTTTACAATTTTAAATTCGTtttcatataaaattaaatttatattatatacaatcaataaataaattatctcAATCTCCCATCTTAAGCAAGAAATTATATTCATTCTATCCATCTATAGGTCAATTAGTTGCATATTATGAAAAACAAATCCATGGGATGGTTTTAGCATCTTCACATATGAGAAGTTCAAATCTAAGACCTTCACCAATTATTTGCATTTGAATTTCCGTTTTAGCAGTGTTTAGTATAAAtgaattccataaaattttatgaaattcatttgtaaatttaaaattttagtgtttGGTTTAACTAAATATTCATTTGGaattcttaataattaatttcatagaTTTTATTATAACCGAATGAAATTCCatgaaaattaatagaatttgcaCATgaattctaaatttaaaattatatatattttaaatgataaaattattctcttattatgtgtcattttattttatttatttcaaatataaaattcatttcattatataaaatatattaaataaaaaaaattatttataaataaattctatcatataatttatttataattaaaataaattttatcataaaattcaactaaataaggttttgaagtgtttatcgAATAAATATTATTTCTTATATATTTTGGGCTAATTAAGTGTATTATTAATGACAAGAGttgggaaaaattataaatagaatgAAATGGAAAGTAATCACATGGCATTTAAAAGGAGTCACATTCAATTGGTTGGGAGACGAAATCATAAATAGATAATCGATAAGGCCTCGCATTTACAAGCCCTAAAATTTAGTTTGTTGCTCGTGAAAGGCTGGCTCCCATTTAAATTGGGTAACGGCTGAAAGGACATGTTTCTTGGCATCCATCCATCCATCcccaaattttaaaatattttcgaTACAGTATTTCTTTattcataaaattataatttttttaaaaaataaaaagaataaattcACATAATTATGAGTTACAACGTAGCATACACGTATATAAACAgttgatttgattttaaattaaattgaattaataaaattttgtattaaaaattaaaaattttaaaaatataattaaatcaataatcgaatcgaattgaattaaattaataaatattaatttaattctttttagttttatgaaaataattcAATTGAACTGATTAATTAAAATgatcaaaatttattaaattttaaaattaaataaattaaattaaattaaattaactcaatttaatttatttttttaattcaaactGAAAACCTACTCACTCCTGACAATATATGTACACTGAATGTAATGAATAATAACTGATCCACGTAATGTTACTTCCTATCAAGAGGAATGGCTTTTGTTTTCTCAGTTGGTATTGCAAACTCCatttatataaattgttttgaaatgGCATTTCGGTGGAAtcacttttttttattttgagtAGGCTAAAGGATGTttgaaaattatataataaaatagtaATTTTACGTAAAATATCTTACAtggaataataatttaaaaataaacagacatatatatatatatatatatatatatatatatatgaatgggcggtccaaaaattttataattaccttgtattttttttttaaacattatAACTATATGTTTATTtatatgtttaattattatttatttattatttcatatTAAATGTTGTAATGAAATcacaataatattatataatttctctATTTGATAACTTTTATTAAGTAAACTTTGTGGCTGATCTagatttttcaacaatattttgcgGCCCATTAACAATACAAACTATACAAAATGAAATatcattatcatttttattatggGGTGTATACAATTCTTAAGATTTTAAAACCGAATAAGACCATActaaattaaattcattttattgttttagttgaattttaatttatcacTAAAAATCTAATGAGAAACATTTCAAATTcgtattgaattaaaattaaataaaaattaattttatatatttattttttataatatatatatatatggattacatataatataatattatctttCATTTTTATactttttcttaataattttagctaTTTAAGTCACCTTATTAATTATAACTAATCACGATACTATATAATGtgcttaattcataattatatgtctattttatggttaaaaattatataattaaaaaataattaaatttaatcttcaattatatatatgatttatagttaaaattatataattaagaaataattaaaagataTACATTATACAACATATTATGTATTaacaattaatattaaaaatttaattaaatgataatttaattcaatagatataattatataaattatctcGAAAATCAAAATTTGAATGAAACTATTTTAAATTGGAATTAAGTACTCAAAATCGAGCTAAATCAGAACTAAAATATTAAAAACTCAGATCAAAACTGtaccaaaattttaattcaatttgaattcctaaaaaaaaaaaaaaaatcctaactcAGAACCAGAGTCGCAGTCGTAATTTTGATCATCAAGATCACGAAAATGAGGGAACAAGAGACGTAGAAATTAAGATTAACCAtataatcaataaaaaaaaaattaaaattaaagtcttttttaaaaaaatcttgtAAAATTAAGTGGCAAATAATGTATTGTTGAAATTCAGAATTAGTAAGATCAGATGGTTTGATGaccattaatttaaataaattattagttattttactCGTGCATTtatgaattatttattattttattttaataataatataatttaatatatattttttatatttcatatttttataattataatataaaattttaattaattataatttatttcaagtaaataataaatgatataattttaGATTTGATAAAAGATATTAAAATgtacaatatttaattttaaattttcaaattaattgacTAGTATatcattttctattttctttttaattagttgaaatataataataaaaagataaataaagtaaaaaaaatatatcacgTGACAATTTTTAAAGTATTATTACTAAAATTTTTAACCTgtaaatataagaaatatttttaaaatatatattcaaattttattaataattttcttatgaataattttatatatattatttttaaaaaaaaataatctttttttaatctaactaaatttaaaaatatatattattttttaaaaatatataattaatatgttgAGTATAATTTTATAATGCTTGAAATTATAactctaaaaatttttaaatttttaaaagataTTGTCAAAAAGAATTTtagataataattattttttatataaaataaaattttaatacttAATATTTGAAAACACATTAAAACAAAAttgatatttaatataataaattaattttttatataaaagaaattcgcccataacaattttttaaaatcttCTTATCCACATAGGTAAAGGCCTTCAGAACAAGACACAACACGGCATCAAACCAAATTACCACAATTACTTTGTTCGGTTTTGGCCTTATATGCAATTAAATAATTATCTTAAGACCCCGCCGGGATAGCATAGTTGGGAGAGCGTGGGACTAAAGTTCTAAAGGTCGCGTGTTCGATCTACGCTCACCGCATTTCTCTTATTTTTGGCCAACAACacaattttcagtttttttaacttcatagttgtcaatttgattgcattttagcttttaaatttcaatgttaaacactCTTTCCCTTAAATATTTTACTAACTATACTAACTATTGCTGAATCCTTTCCATTTTCTCTTGATGCAAGCAAGTCTAAAGCTTAAACTGTCACCAGCTTCCTCACATTCATGGGAAATGTATACTGTGAAGGCCCATCAAAAAGAGTATCTACAAGAATACGAGCAGTTGCCTCTGTTGGATGAAACAAATCCCAGAATGCATGATCTTTTCTGTTGGTGCAATATGTAGCTATGGGTAAACATGGCACATTAGCTTTTAGGGTCCCAAGCCCACAACAGGCAGCTTTTACCTCTGTAAACCCTGAAACAACAACAACAAAAGAATTACCACCATTAGGTTAAGTCAATTATTGGTAATTAAGAAATTAATGTTGTAATATAGGTGTATAATTGTACCATATGTGGCTGGTTTTTGAATGATGTTTTCAAACATGGCATAGGAGTCAAAATAGGAGTAAGAAACACCCTTGAGTTGTGAATTCAATTCTTGCAACAATGATTTTAGCCTTTGATTATACATAACAACCATAGAATTAATTTCTTCATTGCAAGCTCCTGTTTTGCTCTTCATCCTTCGTGATGGAGTACATCCAATTGGCCCAACCCCAGAAACAAAAAACTTGCGACCACCATCATCATATATTTTCTGCCAAAAATCATACATTTgattgataataaaaaaaaaattaggtgtGCCTATTACAAAATTGATTTTATACGAGAAAAAATTTAATAACtgttaaatcaaaattttatatttaaattcataCACTCATTTTATtctgtataaattttaatataaatatttaatttaatcatgattaaattcactTTCTACACCTTATGAAATTTAAATagttaagtaataaaaaatataaagattacCTTTATTAGTTGTTTTAATGAAAGAATCATCAAATCCACATATTCTTGAGGGGAGCTCTTGTTGGGATCGGATGAATTAGAGTAACCGAAGATGTCATTGCTGCCGATCACTAAAGCAAAAAGGGATTTAGATAATAAATTTTGTGCAGCAGATGATCCCAGCTTCTGCAACAGCTCTCCATACACCAATTCATAGTCACCTACTTGCTGCGTCAAGGGCATGGATTGTGCCTAATAAAAAAGCCAAAAAAACATCAATTATATGTTAAAAACGAAAATAGAGCATCAAGCGGGGATAGCTCAGTTGGGAGAGCGTCAGACTGAAGATCTGAAGGTCGCGTGTTCGATCCACGCTCACCGCATTTgtatctttttttctt belongs to Hevea brasiliensis isolate MT/VB/25A 57/8 chromosome 4, ASM3005281v1, whole genome shotgun sequence and includes:
- the LOC110640730 gene encoding GDSL esterase/lipase At5g55050; the encoded protein is MATKTFVLNFFMFSCILLTFKLSTAQMVPAVFVFGDSLVDVGNNNYLPLSLAKANFPHNGIDFPTKKATGRFSNGKNAADFLAEKVGLPTSPPYLSLSSKNASTFMTGVSFASGGAGIFNGTDQTLAQSMPLTQQVGDYELVYGELLQKLGSSAAQNLLSKSLFALVIGSNDIFGYSNSSDPNKSSPQEYVDLMILSLKQLIKKIYDDGGRKFFVSGVGPIGCTPSRRMKSKTGACNEEINSMVVMYNQRLKSLLQELNSQLKGVSYSYFDSYAMFENIIQKPATYGFTEVKAACCGLGTLKANVPCLPIATYCTNRKDHAFWDLFHPTEATARILVDTLFDGPSQYTFPMNVRKLVTV